In Saprospiraceae bacterium, a genomic segment contains:
- a CDS encoding VOC family protein, with the protein MKLGAFSISLSVKDLKTSKEFYEKLGFQVFAGSMEHRYLIMKNDNALIGLFQGMFQGNILTFNPGWDENAGNIENFDDIREIQKHLLNSGLTLTSQADLKTTGPASLTLTDPDGNVILLDQHR; encoded by the coding sequence ATGAAATTAGGCGCATTTTCAATCAGTCTCAGTGTAAAAGATTTAAAGACTTCAAAAGAGTTTTACGAAAAATTGGGTTTCCAGGTATTTGCCGGGAGTATGGAGCACCGATACCTCATCATGAAAAACGACAACGCACTTATCGGACTTTTTCAGGGAATGTTTCAAGGGAATATTCTGACGTTTAATCCGGGATGGGATGAAAACGCCGGCAATATTGAAAACTTTGATGACATTCGCGAAATTCAAAAACACCTCCTCAACAGCGGCCTCACGCTCACAAGTCAGGCTGACCTAAAAACAACGGGTCCTGCCAGTCTTACCTTAACGGACCCTGACGGGAATGTAATTTTATTGGACCAACATCGTTAA
- a CDS encoding GNAT family N-acetyltransferase, with translation MITRKATFEDLGKLARLFDEYRVFYEKETDVLAAGEFLRDRLVNKESEIFVAEAQDKALTGFVQLYPIFSSTRMKRLWLLNDLYVHPDYRGRGISVLLIDKAKELAVHTQSAGLILETAKSNFIGNKLYPKTDFVLDEEHNYYSWNT, from the coding sequence ATGATAACGAGAAAGGCAACGTTTGAGGATTTGGGCAAGTTGGCAAGACTATTTGATGAATATCGGGTCTTCTATGAAAAAGAGACAGATGTCCTAGCCGCGGGTGAATTCCTTAGAGACAGACTCGTGAATAAGGAATCTGAAATATTTGTCGCGGAAGCTCAGGATAAAGCATTAACCGGCTTTGTTCAACTATATCCCATATTTTCGTCAACTCGTATGAAAAGACTTTGGCTGCTGAATGATTTATATGTTCATCCTGATTACCGGGGTCGGGGGATCTCCGTTTTATTAATTGATAAAGCCAAAGAATTGGCTGTTCATACACAATCTGCTGGCTTGATTCTCGAAACTGCAAAATCAAACTTCATCGGAAATAAACTTTACCCTAAGACTGATTTTGTTTTGGATGAAGAACATAACTATTATTCCTGGAATACTTGA
- a CDS encoding DUF1801 domain-containing protein, whose translation MKAEGKTVNEILTSLPDERIEAFNKLHDVILKNLPKGFEAAISYGGLGYVVPHKIYPGGYHCKPSEPLPFAGLASQKNSINFYHMGIYADPKLLNWFVTEYPKHSKQKLDMGKSCIRFKKFDEIPYKLIGDLMQKVSVEQWIQIYETKLKK comes from the coding sequence ATGAAAGCAGAAGGAAAAACAGTAAATGAAATTCTGACAAGCCTTCCGGATGAAAGAATCGAGGCTTTTAATAAACTGCATGATGTTATCTTAAAAAATCTGCCTAAAGGATTTGAAGCAGCTATTAGTTATGGTGGATTGGGTTATGTAGTTCCGCATAAGATCTATCCGGGGGGTTACCATTGTAAGCCAAGTGAACCGCTTCCTTTTGCAGGGCTTGCCTCCCAAAAAAATTCAATTAATTTTTATCATATGGGAATATATGCTGACCCTAAATTATTGAATTGGTTCGTAACGGAATATCCAAAGCATAGCAAACAAAAACTGGATATGGGAAAAAGTTGTATCCGCTTTAAAAAGTTTGATGAAATTCCTTATAAATTGATTGGGGATCTAATGCAGAAAGTAAGTGTGGAACAATGGATCCAAATTTATGAAACGAAGCTGAAAAAATAG
- a CDS encoding cupin domain-containing protein, which translates to MHIIVDLQMPHDRDEVYIIISGRGDFINGTEMTSFQSGDFIFVAAGVEHRFVNFTDDFLCWVMFYGPLGGETINK; encoded by the coding sequence ATGCATATTATAGTTGATTTACAAATGCCGCATGACCGGGATGAAGTATATATCATTATTTCCGGAAGGGGAGATTTTATAAATGGAACTGAGATGACTTCATTTCAATCAGGGGATTTTATATTTGTAGCTGCAGGAGTTGAGCATAGGTTTGTAAACTTCACTGATGATTTTTTATGCTGGGTTATGTTTTATGGCCCATTAGGTGGCGAAACAATTAATAAATGA